The following coding sequences lie in one Vibrio spartinae genomic window:
- a CDS encoding glycogen/starch/alpha-glucan phosphorylase: protein MKAVLQKSFDKTLFLENVKRHLTSTYATTVENATKRSWYLAMSRALAELTTFDLLETEQDERILNAKSVNYLSLEFLVGRLTGNNLLNMGVYEAIGDAVAELGLDLTDLLEEERDPSLGNGGLGRLAACFMDSLAAQEFPTVGYGLHYEYGLFKQSFEACHQKEAPDAWCGIEGYPWEVARPELAQEIGFYGYVTTETVDGQERRKWVPGMTVKGMPWDIPVVGYKSETVYPLRLWECRAIAPFSLESFNNGNYFEAQHGLIDAGNITKVLYPNDNHEKGKTLRLMQQYFHSAASVRDILRRHQAAGHQLAELPQYETIQLNDTHPAIAIPELMRIFVDEQNMLWEDAWGICSQTFAYTNHTLLPEALETWDEALIQRLLPRHMEIIYEINHRFLQEVRKKWPGDGDKQQKLSIIQEGFHRMVRMANLSVVGAYAVNGVAALHSALVKQDLFPEFNELYPNRLKNVTNGITPRRWLQYCNPGLSHLITEKIGDNWPVALDELAQLSQWADDAEFQRAFMAVKKDNKVRLAKWVKSNMDIELNPDAIFDVQIKRLHEYKRQHLNMLHILSLYHRLLNHPDFDMVPRVFIFAAKAAPGYYLAKEIIYAINKIAESINSDERVNDKLKIVFIPDYRVSMAEIIIPAADVSEQISTAGKEASGTGNMKMALNGALTIGTMDGANVEIREEVGDENIYIFGLEVEDINRLKASGYNPFHYYNADPLLKASLDLLNGEEFTPGEPRKLKATYESLLDGGDPYLVLADFASYIEAHGQIDAQYRDTAGWAKKAILNTALVGKFSSDRSIRDYVDQIWKLKSVPR from the coding sequence ATGAAAGCAGTATTGCAGAAGTCGTTTGATAAGACGCTATTTTTGGAGAATGTAAAGCGTCATCTGACATCAACTTATGCGACAACCGTCGAAAATGCGACCAAGCGCTCTTGGTATTTGGCTATGTCCCGTGCGTTGGCAGAACTCACCACATTTGATCTACTGGAAACTGAGCAGGATGAACGAATTCTGAATGCAAAAAGTGTCAATTATCTTTCTCTGGAATTTCTGGTTGGTCGTTTGACCGGTAATAACTTACTCAATATGGGCGTTTACGAGGCCATTGGTGACGCCGTGGCTGAACTGGGGCTCGATTTAACCGATCTGCTTGAAGAAGAGCGGGATCCTTCATTGGGGAATGGTGGTTTAGGACGTTTGGCTGCTTGTTTTATGGATTCACTGGCAGCTCAGGAATTTCCGACAGTCGGTTACGGACTGCACTATGAATATGGCTTGTTCAAACAGTCGTTTGAAGCGTGCCATCAGAAAGAAGCCCCGGATGCTTGGTGTGGGATCGAAGGATATCCGTGGGAAGTTGCACGGCCAGAACTGGCACAGGAAATTGGTTTCTACGGTTATGTCACCACCGAAACGGTTGATGGGCAAGAAAGACGCAAATGGGTTCCGGGCATGACGGTTAAGGGAATGCCGTGGGATATTCCGGTGGTCGGATATAAAAGTGAGACCGTGTATCCGCTGCGTTTATGGGAGTGTCGGGCGATTGCGCCATTTTCTTTAGAAAGCTTTAACAACGGCAACTACTTTGAAGCACAACACGGCTTGATTGATGCCGGCAACATTACCAAAGTGCTCTATCCGAATGATAACCATGAAAAAGGTAAGACACTGCGTTTGATGCAGCAGTATTTTCACAGTGCTGCTTCTGTCCGGGATATTCTGCGTCGTCATCAGGCGGCAGGACATCAACTGGCCGAGTTGCCCCAGTATGAAACGATTCAGCTCAATGATACCCACCCAGCCATTGCTATCCCTGAATTGATGCGGATTTTTGTCGATGAACAAAACATGCTTTGGGAGGACGCATGGGGCATTTGTAGTCAGACATTTGCCTATACCAATCATACGTTGTTGCCTGAAGCGTTGGAAACATGGGATGAAGCATTGATCCAGCGTCTGCTACCGCGCCATATGGAAATCATCTATGAAATTAATCACCGTTTTTTACAGGAAGTCCGGAAAAAATGGCCTGGGGATGGTGATAAGCAGCAGAAGCTTTCGATTATTCAGGAAGGCTTTCACCGGATGGTGAGAATGGCAAACCTTTCTGTTGTCGGAGCTTATGCGGTCAATGGGGTTGCTGCGCTACACTCTGCGTTGGTGAAACAAGACCTGTTTCCCGAATTTAATGAACTGTATCCGAATCGGCTGAAGAATGTCACCAATGGCATCACCCCGCGGCGCTGGTTGCAGTATTGTAATCCGGGGTTATCCCATCTCATTACCGAAAAAATAGGGGATAACTGGCCCGTTGCGCTGGATGAGCTAGCACAGTTATCTCAATGGGCCGATGATGCCGAGTTTCAGCGGGCATTTATGGCGGTCAAAAAAGACAACAAAGTGCGTTTGGCCAAGTGGGTCAAAAGTAATATGGATATTGAGCTGAATCCCGACGCTATTTTCGATGTGCAGATTAAACGGCTTCATGAGTATAAGCGGCAACATTTGAATATGTTGCATATTCTTTCGCTGTACCATCGATTGCTCAATCATCCTGATTTTGACATGGTGCCCCGCGTGTTCATTTTTGCTGCTAAAGCTGCGCCGGGCTATTACCTTGCCAAAGAGATTATCTATGCGATTAATAAGATCGCGGAGAGTATCAACAGTGATGAGCGGGTGAATGACAAATTGAAAATTGTGTTCATTCCCGATTATCGGGTCAGTATGGCTGAGATTATCATTCCGGCAGCAGATGTGTCTGAGCAAATATCAACTGCCGGTAAAGAAGCGTCCGGGACCGGTAATATGAAAATGGCGCTGAATGGTGCATTGACGATCGGGACGATGGATGGCGCAAACGTTGAGATCCGTGAAGAAGTTGGCGATGAGAATATCTATATTTTTGGATTAGAAGTCGAGGATATCAATCGTCTCAAAGCCAGCGGGTACAACCCATTTCATTACTACAATGCGGATCCGTTGCTCAAAGCCTCGCTTGATTTACTAAATGGTGAAGAATTTACTCCCGGAGAGCCGAGAAAACTCAAAGCTACCTATGAAAGCCTTTTAGATGGTGGTGATCCTTACTTGGTGCTTGCTGATTTTGCCTCTTATATCGAGGCGCATGGTCAGATTGATGCGCAGTATCGCGATACGGCAGGATGGGCGAAAAAAGCCATATTGAATACCGCCTTGGTCGGAAAATTCAGTTCTGACCGAAGTATTCGTGATTATGTCGATCAGATATGGAAGCTTAAATCGGTCCCTCGCTAA
- the cyoE gene encoding heme o synthase, which translates to MIKGYLSITKPGIIVGNLISTAAGFFLAAKAESATSMLLLCTLAGVALVIASGCVINNIFDRDIDSKMARTSQRLLVRGEINVDHAFIYAIVLLLAGTALLYQQTNPLTAVVVLLGYVFYVFFYTMWYKRTSVYGTLVGSISGAVPPLAGYLAVTNYISLEGVLLFSLFCLWQMPHSYAIAMFRLQDYRQAGIPVLPVVAGIDKARKHMIAYVVAFNVVALGLYLVGNTSYEYLVVASVVCLMWTRVTFRRMTSDNFEAWSKAVFKHSLIVVMSFSAVLGIELIPLSF; encoded by the coding sequence ATGATTAAAGGGTATCTGTCGATCACCAAACCGGGCATTATCGTTGGTAACCTGATCTCTACGGCTGCGGGATTTTTTCTCGCAGCCAAGGCTGAATCAGCAACATCAATGTTACTGCTTTGTACGTTGGCCGGTGTGGCTTTGGTCATCGCGTCAGGGTGTGTCATCAATAATATTTTTGACCGTGATATTGATAGCAAAATGGCACGTACCAGTCAGAGATTGTTGGTGCGCGGTGAGATTAATGTCGATCATGCATTCATCTACGCCATTGTCTTGCTACTCGCCGGAACAGCGCTGCTGTACCAACAGACTAACCCGCTGACCGCTGTTGTGGTTTTATTGGGCTATGTCTTTTACGTATTCTTTTATACGATGTGGTACAAGCGGACGTCTGTATACGGCACATTGGTTGGGAGTATTTCTGGCGCAGTGCCACCATTGGCGGGTTATCTGGCAGTCACTAACTACATCAGTCTGGAAGGTGTTTTGCTGTTCAGCTTATTTTGTCTATGGCAGATGCCGCACTCTTATGCGATCGCGATGTTCAGACTGCAGGACTATCGTCAGGCCGGGATTCCGGTACTGCCGGTGGTTGCAGGGATCGATAAGGCTCGCAAACATATGATAGCTTATGTGGTTGCCTTCAATGTTGTTGCGCTGGGGTTATACCTCGTCGGTAATACAAGTTACGAATACTTGGTGGTCGCCTCGGTTGTTTGCTTGATGTGGACCCGAGTGACATTCCGGCGTATGACGTCGGATAACTTCGAAGCATGGTCAAAAGCGGTGTTCAAACACTCGTTGATTGTGGTGATGAGTTTTAGTGCTGTTCTCGGTATTGAACTGATTCCACTGAGTTTCTGA
- the cyoD gene encoding cytochrome o ubiquinol oxidase subunit IV — protein sequence MSNQHADSGVKGYVIGFVASLILTIIPFYYAATQSLSTGTTFAVLFGCAIVQVIVHFAYFLHMEIKTSDGRWNFISLVFSAIVVLILIAGSIWIMWNLNVNMMM from the coding sequence ATGAGTAACCAACACGCTGACTCAGGAGTGAAGGGATATGTGATTGGCTTTGTTGCCTCTCTGATCTTAACGATTATTCCTTTTTACTATGCTGCGACACAAAGCCTATCGACCGGGACGACATTTGCTGTGCTGTTCGGTTGCGCCATTGTTCAGGTGATTGTTCACTTTGCCTACTTCCTGCATATGGAAATCAAGACGAGTGACGGTCGCTGGAATTTTATTTCACTGGTGTTTTCCGCGATTGTTGTTCTGATCCTGATAGCTGGTTCTATCTGGATTATGTGGAACCTGAACGTCAATATGATGATGTAG
- the cyoC gene encoding cytochrome o ubiquinol oxidase subunit III codes for MQANSVAAHAHDHHHDTGGNKLFGFWIYLMSDCILFASLFATYAVLANATAGGPSGKEIFELPFVFVETMLLLLSSITFGFGMIAMKRKQIGALKLWMVITFLFGVGFIGMEIYEFHHLIVEGYGPDHSAFLSAFFTLVGTHGLHVTFGLIWLFVCFWQLNTKGLTDMLETRFGCLSLFWHFLDIVWICVFTFVYLVGVTS; via the coding sequence ATGCAGGCTAATTCTGTTGCAGCTCACGCACATGATCACCACCATGATACCGGTGGTAACAAGCTGTTCGGTTTCTGGATTTATCTGATGAGTGACTGCATTTTGTTTGCATCGTTATTTGCAACTTATGCAGTGCTGGCTAATGCAACCGCTGGTGGTCCCAGCGGTAAAGAAATCTTTGAGTTACCATTTGTTTTTGTCGAAACCATGTTGCTGTTGCTAAGTAGTATTACTTTTGGCTTTGGCATGATTGCGATGAAACGCAAACAGATCGGGGCCCTAAAGTTATGGATGGTGATTACCTTCCTGTTTGGGGTCGGCTTCATCGGGATGGAAATCTATGAATTCCATCATTTGATTGTTGAAGGTTATGGACCTGATCACAGTGCGTTCCTGTCTGCGTTCTTTACGCTGGTTGGAACCCACGGTCTTCACGTGACCTTTGGTTTGATTTGGTTGTTTGTGTGTTTCTGGCAATTGAATACCAAAGGTCTGACCGACATGCTCGAAACTCGATTTGGCTGTCTAAGCTTGTTCTGGCACTTCCTTGATATCGTCTGGATTTGTGTATTTACATTCGTTTATTTAGTTGGGGTGACATCATGA
- the cyoB gene encoding cytochrome o ubiquinol oxidase subunit I codes for MFGRLTLDSIPYHEPIIMITLSVIAVVGLAVVIWVTRLGKWQYLWNEWFTSVDHKKLGFMYIVVAFVMLIRGFADAVMMRSQQALSAAGEAGYLPPHHYDQIFTAHGVIMIFFVAMPLVIGLMNIVVPLQIGARDVAFPYLNNLSFWLFVVGVILTNLSLGLGEFARTGWLAYPPLSGIGASPGVGVDYWIWALQISGVGTTLTGVNFFVTIMRMRTPGMPLMKMPVFTWASLCANILIIISFPILAVSIALLTLDRYLGFHFFTNDMGGNMMMYINLIWAWGHPEVYILILPIFGVFSEVTATFSRKKLFGYTSLVWATIVITILAFIVWLHHFFTMGAGANVNAFFGIATMIISIPTGVKIFNWLFTMYKGRIQFTSPMLWTIGFLITFSVGGMTGVLMAVPGADFVLHNSVFLVAHFHNVIIGGVVFGCFAAITYWFPKATGFMINEAWGRRAFWCWLIGFLLAFLPLYALGFMGMTRRLSQDISADYFPLLATAAVGTAIVALGVVCQVTQIVVSIRDREQNRDVTGDPWDGRTLEWSTSSPPPFYNFAVIPKVDEIDAFWYQKQKGEHSLDKEVEYEPIHMPKNTPTGMYVSACALVFGFAMIWYIWWLAAIGFIGIVVTSIWHSFNDDVDYYVQVDEIKAIEDEHRDEVAKAKAASQSKDDMEVNYAG; via the coding sequence ATGTTTGGAAGATTAACACTGGACTCCATTCCATACCATGAGCCCATTATCATGATTACCCTCTCTGTCATCGCAGTTGTCGGTTTGGCAGTCGTGATTTGGGTAACGCGTCTTGGTAAATGGCAGTATCTATGGAATGAATGGTTTACTTCGGTAGACCACAAAAAATTAGGCTTCATGTACATTGTTGTCGCGTTTGTCATGCTCATCCGTGGCTTTGCCGATGCGGTGATGATGCGAAGTCAGCAAGCGCTCTCTGCTGCGGGTGAAGCCGGTTATCTGCCGCCACATCACTATGATCAGATCTTTACCGCTCACGGTGTCATCATGATTTTCTTTGTGGCAATGCCACTCGTTATCGGTTTGATGAACATTGTTGTGCCATTACAGATTGGTGCGCGTGACGTCGCTTTCCCGTATCTGAATAACCTGAGTTTTTGGTTGTTTGTTGTGGGGGTGATTTTGACCAACCTATCACTGGGTTTGGGTGAGTTTGCCCGTACCGGTTGGTTGGCTTATCCACCACTGTCAGGTATCGGTGCTAGTCCGGGGGTCGGTGTTGACTACTGGATTTGGGCGCTACAGATATCGGGTGTCGGGACAACGCTGACTGGGGTGAACTTCTTTGTCACCATTATGCGGATGCGTACACCGGGAATGCCACTGATGAAGATGCCTGTTTTCACCTGGGCTTCATTGTGTGCCAACATTCTGATCATTATTTCATTCCCAATTCTTGCTGTTTCGATCGCACTATTGACGTTAGACCGTTATCTAGGTTTCCACTTCTTCACCAACGATATGGGTGGGAACATGATGATGTATATCAACCTGATTTGGGCATGGGGTCACCCTGAGGTATATATCCTTATTCTGCCTATTTTCGGGGTGTTCTCTGAAGTGACCGCGACCTTCTCGCGCAAGAAGCTATTCGGCTATACGTCTCTGGTTTGGGCGACGATTGTCATCACGATTCTGGCCTTTATTGTTTGGCTGCATCACTTCTTTACCATGGGAGCCGGTGCAAATGTAAACGCCTTCTTTGGGATTGCAACCATGATTATCTCTATCCCGACAGGGGTGAAGATATTTAACTGGCTGTTTACGATGTACAAAGGACGTATTCAGTTTACGTCACCGATGCTGTGGACGATTGGATTCCTGATTACATTCAGTGTTGGTGGGATGACTGGGGTTCTGATGGCTGTTCCCGGTGCTGATTTTGTGCTGCACAACAGTGTCTTCTTGGTTGCGCATTTCCATAACGTCATTATCGGTGGTGTGGTCTTCGGCTGCTTTGCAGCAATTACTTACTGGTTCCCGAAAGCGACTGGTTTCATGATTAATGAAGCATGGGGACGTCGGGCTTTCTGGTGTTGGCTGATTGGCTTCCTGTTGGCCTTCCTGCCATTGTATGCACTTGGCTTTATGGGCATGACACGTCGTTTGAGTCAGGATATCAGTGCTGACTACTTCCCACTGCTTGCGACAGCAGCGGTCGGGACTGCAATTGTAGCCCTCGGGGTGGTGTGTCAGGTGACTCAGATCGTTGTCAGTATCAGAGATCGTGAGCAAAACCGTGATGTCACGGGTGACCCGTGGGATGGCCGGACGCTGGAATGGTCTACTTCTTCTCCACCACCGTTTTATAATTTTGCGGTGATCCCGAAAGTGGATGAGATCGATGCTTTCTGGTATCAGAAACAGAAGGGTGAGCATTCGCTTGATAAAGAAGTCGAATATGAACCCATTCATATGCCGAAAAATACACCGACTGGTATGTATGTCTCTGCATGTGCTCTGGTCTTTGGTTTCGCGATGATCTGGTATATCTGGTGGCTGGCAGCTATTGGCTTTATCGGGATTGTTGTAACGAGCATCTGGCATAGTTTCAACGACGATGTTGATTATTATGTTCAGGTGGATGAAATCAAGGCGATTGAAGATGAACACCGTGATGAAGTTGCGAAAGCAAAGGCGGCGTCTCAATCGAAAGATGATATGGAGGTGAACTATGCAGGCTAA
- the cyoA gene encoding ubiquinol oxidase subunit II gives MEASRYKSIISRLGLLLTVLMLSGCKFALLDPKGEVGVQVKELIITALFLMLIVVIPVILMTIYFSYKYRSSNSNAEYTPEWSHSTKIELVVWTIPIIIIVILATITWRSTHHLEPSKPLVSDMKPMTIEVVSLDWKWLFIYPEQKIATLNYVAFPKDVPVKFKLTSDNIMNSFFIPRLGSQLYAMPGMVTRLHLIANHAGDYKGIAASFSGDGFSHMKFTATATPDMASFEQWVEKVKSSEQQIHDFADYRALAKPSIDVPVTYYSHIPDGLFNAVVTQFPGSMNMHMGDGLDMDMDKPMGHHSMTEHEG, from the coding sequence ATGGAAGCCTCACGATATAAAAGCATCATATCGAGACTCGGACTGTTACTCACAGTGCTGATGCTCTCAGGGTGTAAGTTTGCGCTACTTGATCCCAAAGGAGAGGTGGGTGTTCAGGTAAAAGAGTTGATCATTACAGCTCTATTCCTGATGTTGATCGTTGTTATCCCTGTGATACTGATGACGATCTACTTCTCGTATAAATATCGATCAAGTAATTCGAACGCAGAATACACACCAGAATGGTCCCATTCAACAAAGATTGAGCTTGTTGTCTGGACGATCCCAATCATTATTATCGTCATTTTGGCGACTATCACTTGGCGTTCAACGCACCATCTTGAACCTTCTAAGCCTTTAGTCAGTGATATGAAACCGATGACAATTGAAGTGGTGTCACTTGACTGGAAATGGTTGTTCATTTATCCGGAACAGAAAATAGCAACGCTGAATTATGTTGCATTTCCAAAAGATGTTCCGGTGAAGTTCAAGCTGACTTCAGATAACATCATGAACTCTTTCTTTATCCCTCGATTGGGTAGCCAACTTTATGCGATGCCCGGTATGGTGACTCGTCTGCATTTAATTGCCAATCATGCTGGGGATTATAAAGGTATTGCCGCAAGCTTTAGTGGTGATGGTTTCTCACATATGAAATTCACTGCAACGGCAACACCGGATATGGCCAGCTTCGAACAATGGGTTGAGAAAGTGAAGTCTTCTGAACAGCAGATTCATGATTTCGCTGATTATCGTGCTTTAGCGAAGCCAAGCATCGATGTTCCCGTCACTTATTATTCTCATATTCCGGACGGCCTGTTCAACGCTGTGGTAACCCAGTTCCCAGGTAGTATGAATATGCACATGGGAGATGGACTGGATATGGATATGGATAAACCAATGGGTCATCATTCGATGACTGAGCATGAAGGGTGA
- a CDS encoding YebC/PmpR family DNA-binding transcriptional regulator, producing MGRSFEVRKASMAKSQGAKIKVYSKYGKEIYVCAKNGGADPDTNLSLRHLITKAKKDQVPGHVIDKALDKASGGAGEDYQPARYEGFGPGGISVIVDCLTDNGNRTFQDVRQCFVKTGAKIGSPGTVAHMFDHQAVFQFQGDDEESVLEALVMADVDVADIELEDGVMTVFAPHTEFFKAKTALTEAFPDVTLDVEEITFVPQNRTEIAGEDAEKFQKFLDLLDDSDDVQQVYHNAEIE from the coding sequence ATGGGAAGAAGTTTTGAAGTGCGTAAAGCTTCCATGGCGAAGAGTCAAGGCGCAAAGATTAAAGTTTATTCCAAATACGGCAAAGAGATTTATGTGTGTGCAAAAAATGGAGGGGCCGATCCGGATACCAACCTTTCTTTGCGACACTTGATCACTAAAGCGAAGAAAGATCAGGTTCCCGGACATGTGATCGACAAAGCGCTGGATAAAGCCTCGGGAGGAGCGGGTGAAGATTACCAGCCAGCTCGTTATGAAGGGTTTGGCCCCGGTGGTATCAGTGTGATTGTTGACTGTTTAACGGATAACGGCAATCGAACTTTTCAGGATGTCCGGCAGTGCTTTGTGAAGACAGGCGCAAAGATTGGTAGTCCGGGGACTGTTGCGCATATGTTCGATCATCAGGCTGTATTCCAGTTTCAGGGGGATGATGAAGAAAGTGTGTTAGAAGCATTAGTCATGGCTGATGTTGATGTAGCTGATATTGAGCTGGAAGATGGTGTGATGACTGTATTTGCACCCCACACCGAATTCTTCAAAGCAAAGACTGCGTTGACTGAGGCTTTCCCTGACGTCACCTTGGATGTGGAAGAGATTACGTTCGTGCCACAAAACCGGACTGAAATTGCCGGAGAAGATGCTGAGAAATTCCAGAAGTTTCTTGATCTGCTGGATGATAGCGATGACGTCCAACAGGTTTATCATAATGCGGAGATTGAGTAG
- a CDS encoding DUF3283 family protein, giving the protein MSFNLAELSAEEKNRIELDKQAAFLVWKLKQGKAGPEVFTQHQETLRTTDEQTCFQQSVDKYKRVMGVM; this is encoded by the coding sequence ATGTCTTTTAATCTTGCAGAATTGAGTGCTGAAGAGAAAAATCGGATCGAGTTGGATAAGCAGGCAGCCTTTTTAGTCTGGAAACTGAAACAAGGAAAGGCAGGGCCTGAAGTATTTACTCAGCATCAGGAAACGTTGCGAACAACCGATGAACAGACATGCTTTCAACAATCAGTGGATAAATATAAAAGGGTCATGGGTGTGATGTAA
- a CDS encoding PA3496 family putative envelope integrity protein, which translates to MSINSIDHDEMTNIANKWDFTDEVELQKPTKTLKSAEARRRIEVMREIRESGLTLEEARELGLLH; encoded by the coding sequence ATGTCTATCAATTCAATCGACCATGATGAAATGACGAATATCGCAAATAAATGGGACTTCACGGACGAAGTTGAATTGCAAAAACCGACGAAAACCCTCAAGTCAGCCGAAGCCCGACGCCGGATTGAAGTGATGAGAGAAATTCGTGAAAGTGGTTTAACGCTTGAAGAAGCTAGGGAACTTGGCTTACTTCATTAA